ATAGGCGGGTTAAAAGAATTAAGTATTATCTGTTACATCCTGTGTTAATTATCCAAAAAGTTGAGATGCTATTTAAAGCATGGTTAAATTTCCTGATTTTATTCTCTATATTCCCATGTGTAGTATTTATATTCTTACAAAAAAGCTATACTTTTAAACAAAAAATATTAATTGTACCTACTATTACTTTCAGGTTAATTAGGATAGCTCGTCTGAATAGGATTAAGTATTACTTACCCGAATGGTATACTCCTCCCCTATCTTTAGAAGATTCTATACCATGGAGATTGTCAAGATTTTATTCTTATCAGATATTTGAATGCTTGGACATTAAATATAATATGATGTTTAATGTAGGGTCATTACTAAAAAGTGCCGGATATTTTAAAATTTCTTTCAGAATTTTCATATATTTAACAACGCTTAAAAAATATAAAGCCTACGGTTATTTTGGAATTGCTGACTTACTACACTTAAAGTATTTATGGAATATACAGTATAGCTGTCTTACCAAAAATTTTATTACTAATGATTTAAATCCAAATATAAAAAAGGTATTGGAAAGCGACCATGTAGTACACCCTTACAAAGAGGTTTCTAAAAGCTTTATAGAGTCATGTTATCTGAAAGCTATAAACTTAAAACCGAGTGAATTTATGTTCAGATGGAGTTTATCAAACTTTTATAATGATATCGGAAGATATAAAGATTCTATAGAGCAATTATCTAAGATAGAATGTAGAGCGAATAATCTTATAGATACTTTAGTAAAGAAGCAGATACAAAACATTTCTGAGCTTAATGAAGAAGGAGATAATTATAAGTTAAGTTCTAGAAAGTTGCATAAATGTAAAATTCTCGATTTACAGGACTATAAAATAAAATTTAATAACAAATTAAAAATAATTGATTGCATTAGACATGTTAACCATAAATATTACGAGATTTTTAATGGGAGAAAGAGTTTAAAAAGTGTAATATTAGCTGAGGAAGAAAAATTCTTTTTAGAGGTTGAAAATGCTGAATTTATAGGAACAACTTTAATTGCAATAGGGAGGAAGTATATACTTAGT
Above is a genomic segment from Candidatus Jidaibacter acanthamoeba containing:
- a CDS encoding glycosyltransferase family 61 protein, whose product is MIKIFLTKLIKREVNNRRVKRIKYYLLHPVLIIQKVEMLFKAWLNFLILFSIFPCVVFIFLQKSYTFKQKILIVPTITFRLIRIARLNRIKYYLPEWYTPPLSLEDSIPWRLSRFYSYQIFECLDIKYNMMFNVGSLLKSAGYFKISFRIFIYLTTLKKYKAYGYFGIADLLHLKYLWNIQYSCLTKNFITNDLNPNIKKVLESDHVVHPYKEVSKSFIESCYLKAINLKPSEFMFRWSLSNFYNDIGRYKDSIEQLSKIECRANNLIDTLVKKQIQNISELNEEGDNYKLSSRKLHKCKILDLQDYKIKFNNKLKIIDCIRHVNHKYYEIFNGRKSLKSVILAEEEKFFLEVENAEFIGTTLIAIGRKYILSETHHVGMINMLLFSAHLNLKALNFDKKFAIVELPNRINTQKIKNIVLYIPTHYNNYYHFIYEFIASLLYFLTATTLPKKVKILVPPLLGWQKQLLSYWGVGDLNFLELSRKENIIFNKLIILSNVSRSLLPSSIATANLANIQRKYTSSLIVSAYRKRYFLIRKGYDRKMDNWSNVIKVLKKFDFILIKPEDFSPVELTEIFSNAEVIASQGGAALSNIIFAPSNIKVIILASYDHYQPTYNILASSLKQKSYVVYTEGVSLPCRYYLWSPSELLINKRSFEKAIKDILSD